A genomic stretch from Hymenobacter psoromatis includes:
- a CDS encoding oligo-1,6-glucosidase, with product MVYQIYPRSYQDSNGDGVGDLKGIMQHLDYIKSLGVSVIWLNPSYASPNADNGYDISDYRQIQPEYGTMADFDTLLAGLHQRGVKLVMDLVVNHSSDEHAWFKQARTSRTNPYYTYYHWWPAEKGKPPKRYSAFDVNDDAWAYNKATNSYYLHYFAAKQPDLNWENPKLRQEIYSMMRFWFDKGIDGFRMDVIPFISKDTTFPPLPAKYHGDYFTYYANGPQLHNYLQEMNREVLSKYDVMSVAEGAGVTSDQALNFVDPARKELNMLYHFEGTGVKYVPNPTPPTYSLLDFKQVYSKWERVFANKGWGTIYLGNHDQPRMLSRWGDDRPQFRAASSKLLSTFLLTMHDTPYTYEGDEIGMSNIKFDNIADYRDIETKTRYQQVKNQGGNVAAFMEDQKRRARDNARTPMQWNATANAGFTTGTPWIKVNPNYPQVNVAVEDKDPASVLNYFRRAVAVRHAHKVLVYGKYELLDAANPHIYAYTRALGREKVLVVLNFSSEKRAWPLPPGLKPNGPPLLNNYPTLTAGPTLALEPWQAVVMQL from the coding sequence GTGGTGTACCAGATATACCCGCGCAGCTACCAAGATAGCAATGGCGACGGCGTGGGCGACCTCAAGGGCATTATGCAGCACCTCGACTACATCAAGAGTTTGGGAGTGAGCGTTATCTGGTTGAACCCAAGCTATGCCTCGCCCAACGCCGACAACGGCTACGACATCTCGGACTACCGCCAGATTCAGCCCGAATACGGCACGATGGCCGACTTCGATACCCTGCTGGCGGGGCTGCATCAGCGCGGCGTTAAGCTGGTGATGGACCTGGTGGTGAACCACAGCTCCGACGAGCACGCGTGGTTCAAGCAGGCCCGCACCTCGCGCACCAACCCTTATTACACCTACTACCACTGGTGGCCGGCTGAAAAGGGCAAGCCGCCGAAGCGCTACAGTGCCTTCGACGTGAACGACGACGCCTGGGCCTACAACAAGGCCACCAACAGCTACTACCTGCACTACTTCGCCGCCAAGCAGCCCGACCTGAACTGGGAAAACCCCAAGCTGCGCCAGGAGATTTACAGCATGATGCGCTTTTGGTTTGACAAGGGCATTGATGGGTTTCGGATGGACGTGATTCCGTTTATTTCCAAGGATACGACCTTCCCCCCGCTGCCCGCCAAGTACCACGGCGACTATTTCACCTACTACGCCAACGGCCCGCAGCTGCACAACTACTTGCAGGAAATGAACCGCGAGGTGCTCAGCAAGTACGACGTGATGAGCGTGGCCGAGGGCGCGGGCGTGACCAGCGACCAGGCCCTCAACTTCGTGGACCCCGCCCGCAAGGAGCTGAACATGCTCTACCACTTCGAGGGCACGGGCGTGAAGTACGTGCCCAACCCTACCCCCCCCACCTATAGCCTACTCGATTTCAAGCAGGTATATTCGAAGTGGGAGCGGGTGTTTGCCAATAAGGGCTGGGGCACCATCTACCTCGGCAACCACGACCAGCCCCGGATGCTCTCGCGCTGGGGCGACGACCGGCCGCAGTTCCGGGCTGCCTCGTCGAAGCTGCTGAGCACGTTTTTGCTCACCATGCACGACACGCCTTATACGTATGAGGGCGACGAAATTGGCATGTCGAACATCAAGTTTGACAACATCGCCGACTACCGCGACATTGAAACCAAGACCCGCTACCAGCAGGTGAAAAACCAGGGCGGCAACGTGGCGGCCTTTATGGAGGACCAGAAGCGCCGCGCCCGCGACAACGCCCGCACGCCCATGCAGTGGAACGCCACTGCCAACGCCGGCTTCACCACCGGCACGCCCTGGATTAAGGTGAACCCCAACTACCCGCAGGTGAACGTGGCCGTGGAGGACAAGGACCCGGCCTCGGTGCTCAACTACTTCCGGCGGGCCGTGGCCGTGCGCCACGCCCACAAGGTGCTGGTGTATGGCAAGTATGAGCTGCTCGATGCCGCCAACCCGCACATCTACGCCTACACCCGCGCGCTGGGCCGCGAAAAAGTGCTGGTGGTGCTCAACTTCTCTTCCGAGAAGCGCGCCTGGCCCCTACCCCCTGGCCTGAAACCCAACGGCCCGCCCCTGCTCAACAACTACCCCACGCTGACCGCCGGCCCTACCCTCGCGCTGGAGCCCTGGCAGGCCGTGGTCATGCAACTTTGA
- a CDS encoding carbohydrate kinase → MLWDVLPTGKQPGGAPLNVAVHLRNFGLEAQLISRVGHDDLGTELLAFMSGKGLTISYIQQGEAHLTGVVKANVSDSQEVTYKIVQPVAWDYIQYHDDLRALVETAEAFVFGSLAARSPVTRETLYRLLQQAPLRVFDVNLRAPHYSRDVVTYLLRQADVVKLNHHELAELLGWFGVSPAEETALEWLAARFQLQAVCVTKGADGAALWVGGQLYRSPGLVVRVRDTIGSGDAFLAALLKGWLAGQPPADYLAFACAAGSLVASHQGATPAISAAQVLALANSVV, encoded by the coding sequence ATGCTTTGGGACGTGCTGCCCACCGGCAAGCAGCCCGGCGGCGCGCCGCTCAACGTGGCGGTGCATCTGCGCAACTTCGGCCTGGAAGCCCAGCTTATCAGCCGCGTGGGCCACGACGACCTGGGCACCGAGCTGCTGGCTTTCATGTCGGGCAAGGGATTGACTATCAGTTATATTCAGCAGGGTGAAGCCCACTTGACGGGAGTAGTGAAAGCCAACGTGAGCGACAGCCAGGAGGTGACCTACAAGATAGTGCAGCCCGTGGCCTGGGACTATATTCAGTACCACGACGACCTGCGCGCGCTGGTCGAAACGGCCGAAGCCTTTGTGTTTGGCAGCCTGGCCGCCCGCAGCCCCGTCACCCGCGAAACGCTGTACCGCCTGCTTCAGCAGGCCCCGCTCAGGGTGTTCGACGTGAACCTGCGCGCGCCCCACTACTCGCGCGACGTGGTGACCTACCTGCTGCGGCAGGCCGACGTGGTGAAGCTCAACCACCACGAGCTGGCCGAGCTGCTGGGTTGGTTTGGCGTGAGCCCGGCCGAAGAAACGGCCCTGGAATGGCTGGCCGCCCGCTTTCAGCTGCAAGCCGTGTGCGTAACCAAGGGTGCCGACGGCGCGGCGCTGTGGGTGGGCGGGCAGCTCTACCGCAGCCCCGGCCTGGTGGTGCGGGTGCGGGACACCATTGGCAGCGGCGATGCCTTTCTGGCGGCGCTGCTCAAAGGCTGGCTGGCCGGCCAGCCGCCCGCCGACTACCTGGCCTTTGCCTGCGCGGCGGGCTCGCTGGTGGCCAGCCACCAGGGCGCTACGCCGGCCATCTCGGCGGCGCAGGTGCTGGCTCTGGCTAATTCAGTGGTCTGA
- a CDS encoding MFS transporter, translated as MLKRKVLFWSIVTALGGFLFGFDTAVISGAEKAIQQLWHLSAVEHGFTISIALIGTVLGAMFGGLPSDRLGRRQTLRWIAVLYLVSAVGAALAPAWVAFLVFRFLGGLGVGASSVTAPLYISEISPADSRGRLVGLFQFNIVFGILAAYLSNYLLARFVGDHSWRLMLGVQAAPAVAFLLFLFRVPESPRWLLLHGRVEEGRDVLQIINPTNVDATVAAILTSQAHDAGQSESLWSPQYRTPVLLAMAFAFFNQVSGINAIIYYAPRIFEMTGRGQDAALLSSAGIGLVNFIFTLLGVNLIDRFGRRTLMLVGSVGLIATLGLVARAFYTQQFGSVPVLLFLYIAFFAFSQGAVIWVFISEIFPNAVRASGQALGSSTHWVMATVVAFTFPWFSEHLGGGSTFAFFAAMMVLQLVFVLRFMPETKGTSLEGVERALVMH; from the coding sequence ATGCTTAAGCGCAAAGTTCTTTTCTGGTCCATTGTCACGGCGCTCGGGGGCTTCCTGTTTGGCTTCGACACGGCCGTGATTTCGGGGGCTGAAAAGGCCATTCAGCAGCTCTGGCACCTGAGCGCCGTGGAGCACGGCTTCACCATTTCCATTGCCCTCATCGGCACGGTGCTGGGTGCCATGTTTGGCGGCCTGCCAAGCGACCGGCTGGGCCGCCGCCAAACGCTGCGCTGGATTGCGGTGCTCTACCTGGTGTCGGCGGTGGGCGCGGCGCTGGCCCCGGCCTGGGTGGCGTTTCTGGTGTTTCGCTTCCTGGGCGGGCTGGGGGTAGGGGCCTCGTCGGTGACGGCCCCGCTCTACATCTCCGAGATTTCGCCCGCCGACTCGCGGGGCCGGCTGGTGGGCTTGTTTCAGTTTAATATCGTGTTTGGCATTCTGGCCGCCTACCTCTCCAACTACCTGCTGGCCCGGTTCGTGGGCGACCACTCGTGGCGCCTGATGCTGGGCGTGCAGGCCGCGCCGGCGGTGGCGTTTCTGCTGTTCCTGTTTCGGGTGCCCGAAAGCCCGCGCTGGCTGCTGCTGCACGGCCGTGTGGAGGAGGGTAGGGACGTGCTGCAAATTATCAACCCCACCAACGTGGACGCCACGGTGGCCGCCATTCTCACCAGCCAGGCCCACGATGCCGGGCAAAGCGAGTCGCTCTGGAGCCCGCAGTACCGCACGCCGGTGCTGCTGGCGATGGCCTTCGCGTTTTTCAATCAAGTGTCTGGCATCAACGCCATTATCTACTACGCCCCGCGCATTTTTGAGATGACCGGGCGCGGCCAGGACGCGGCGCTGTTGTCGTCGGCGGGCATTGGGCTGGTTAATTTTATCTTCACCTTATTGGGCGTCAATTTGATTGACCGGTTTGGGCGGCGCACGCTGATGCTGGTGGGCTCGGTGGGCCTCATTGCCACGCTGGGGCTGGTGGCGCGGGCCTTCTACACGCAGCAGTTTGGCAGCGTGCCGGTGCTGCTGTTCCTGTACATCGCCTTTTTTGCCTTCTCGCAGGGCGCGGTTATCTGGGTCTTCATCTCCGAGATTTTTCCTAATGCCGTGCGGGCCAGCGGCCAGGCGCTGGGCAGCTCCACCCACTGGGTCATGGCCACGGTCGTCGCCTTCACCTTCCCCTGGTTTTCGGAACACCTGGGCGGCGGCAGCACCTTCGCCTTCTTCGCGGCCATGATGGTTTTGCAGCTGGTATTCGTGCTGCGCTTCATGCCCGAAACCAAAGGCACCAGTTTGGAGGGCGTAGAAAGAGCGTTGGTTATGCACTAG
- a CDS encoding glycosyl hydrolase family 65 — MLAGLCGLLLLAARLPLAAQTAPDPWHISADKIDPANYYGVTVANGMIGLVSSPVPFQLKNVVLAGAYDQYGRGRVSNFLNSFNLLDMYLEVDGHRLNAQDASNFRQELDMRRAAFTTTFDYQDKATISYTYYALRQLPFSVLLDVRIVAKKDVALTAASVMDAPDALRDVQNYYNEIDRPHATLSLLTSSAKSPTGKLLLCASTSFLFEEPHGQEPRIIHEMWDNNMHLMKFSKALKAGQTYAYAVVGSSITSAQHPDPLNEAERLTIFARLEGRQRLLDFHAKAWKELWQSDIEVTGDAQAQQDIHSMLYHLYSFSRAGTDYSPSPMGLSGLGYNGHVFWDADLWMFPALLVMHPEIAKSLVEYRFRRLDLARRNAFAHGYQGAMYPWESADSGVEETPVWALSGPFEHHITADVALAAWQYYSVTQDKAWLREKGWPILSATADFWTSRVERNGPGHYDIKNVVAADEWAENVDNDAFTNAAAQVNLQNATAAARLLGLPANPDWLLVARNIPLLKMPDGVTQEHATYHGEGIKQGDVNLLAFPLNVITTPAQIRKDLEYYSARVPNEGTPAMTQAIFALLYARLGDGAKAQHFFQDAYLPNLLPPFRVIAETKGGTNPYFATGAGGVLQAVLMGFGGLDITPTGITQRKTALPTGWQSVRITGVGPQHKTYSNAK, encoded by the coding sequence TTGCTCGCGGGCCTCTGCGGCCTGTTGCTGCTGGCCGCCCGGCTGCCCCTCGCCGCCCAAACCGCGCCCGACCCCTGGCACATCAGCGCCGACAAAATTGACCCCGCCAACTACTACGGCGTGACCGTGGCCAATGGCATGATTGGCCTGGTGTCGTCGCCGGTGCCTTTTCAATTGAAGAACGTGGTGCTGGCCGGGGCCTACGACCAGTACGGGCGGGGTAGGGTCAGCAATTTTCTCAATAGCTTCAACCTGCTCGATATGTACCTGGAGGTGGACGGCCATCGCCTCAATGCGCAGGATGCCAGCAACTTCCGCCAGGAGCTGGACATGCGGCGCGCGGCCTTCACCACCACTTTCGACTACCAGGACAAGGCCACCATCAGCTACACGTACTACGCCCTGCGCCAGCTGCCGTTCTCGGTGCTGCTCGACGTGCGCATCGTGGCCAAAAAGGACGTGGCCCTCACCGCCGCCAGCGTCATGGATGCCCCCGACGCCCTGCGCGACGTGCAGAACTACTACAACGAAATCGACCGGCCGCACGCCACGCTTAGCCTGCTCACGTCGTCGGCCAAAAGCCCCACCGGCAAGTTGCTGCTGTGCGCCAGCACCAGCTTTTTATTTGAGGAGCCGCACGGCCAGGAACCCCGCATCATTCATGAGATGTGGGACAACAATATGCACCTGATGAAATTCAGCAAGGCGCTGAAGGCCGGCCAGACCTACGCCTACGCCGTGGTGGGCTCCAGCATCACGTCGGCCCAGCACCCCGACCCGCTCAACGAGGCCGAGCGCCTCACCATCTTCGCCCGCCTCGAAGGCCGCCAGCGCCTGCTCGATTTCCACGCCAAAGCCTGGAAAGAGCTGTGGCAGAGCGACATTGAGGTGACCGGCGATGCGCAGGCCCAGCAGGATATCCATTCCATGCTGTATCATCTCTACAGCTTTTCGCGGGCCGGCACCGACTATTCGCCCTCGCCGATGGGCCTCTCGGGCCTGGGCTACAACGGCCACGTGTTCTGGGATGCCGACCTGTGGATGTTCCCGGCCCTGCTGGTGATGCACCCCGAAATCGCGAAATCACTGGTCGAATACCGCTTCCGCCGCCTCGACCTGGCCCGGCGCAATGCCTTTGCCCACGGCTACCAGGGGGCCATGTATCCCTGGGAAAGCGCCGATTCGGGCGTGGAGGAAACGCCGGTGTGGGCGCTCAGCGGGCCGTTCGAGCACCACATCACGGCCGATGTGGCGCTGGCCGCCTGGCAGTACTACTCCGTGACGCAGGACAAGGCCTGGCTGCGCGAGAAGGGCTGGCCCATCCTCTCGGCCACCGCCGACTTCTGGACCAGCCGCGTCGAGCGCAACGGCCCCGGCCACTACGACATCAAGAATGTGGTAGCCGCCGACGAGTGGGCCGAAAACGTAGACAATGACGCTTTTACCAACGCCGCCGCCCAGGTTAATTTGCAAAATGCCACCGCTGCCGCCCGGCTCCTGGGCCTGCCCGCCAACCCCGACTGGCTGCTCGTGGCCCGCAACATCCCGCTTCTAAAGATGCCCGACGGCGTAACCCAGGAGCACGCCACCTACCACGGCGAGGGCATCAAGCAGGGCGACGTGAACCTGCTGGCCTTCCCGCTCAACGTTATCACTACCCCCGCCCAAATCCGCAAAGACCTGGAATATTACTCGGCGCGCGTGCCCAATGAGGGCACGCCGGCCATGACGCAGGCCATCTTCGCGCTGCTCTACGCGCGCCTCGGCGACGGGGCCAAGGCCCAGCATTTTTTCCAGGATGCCTACCTGCCCAATCTCCTGCCCCCCTTCCGCGTCATCGCCGAGACCAAGGGCGGCACCAACCCCTACTTCGCCACGGGCGCGGGCGGCGTGCTGCAGGCCGTGCTTATGGGTTTTGGCGGCCTCGACATCACGCCCACCGGCATCACGCAGCGCAAAACTGCGTTGCCCACCGGCTGGCAATCGGTCAGAATAACGGGAGTAGGGCCGCAGCACAAGACGTATTCTAACGCTAAGTAG
- a CDS encoding proline iminopeptidase, translated as MLAGCGQTQTPATAEAPASPTSMPANYFPAVESGVKTGGVQVIPITTPKGKFNVWTKKFGNNPKIKVLLLNGGPGATHEYFECMESFLPQQGIEFIYYDQLGCGNSDNPHDTSMWSLPRYVEEVEQVRQALHLNKDNFYLLGHSWGGILAAEYAFKYQKNLKGLIISNMMMSCPAYGKYADEVLAKQLKPEVLKEIRQIEAKKDFSNPRYMGLLEPNFYAQHLCRIVPNPEPVTRAMSKINQSLYVTMQGPSEFGISGKLTHWDRTKDLPKLTIPFLSIGGKYDTMDPAHMAWIATQVKQGASLICPQGSHMAMYDDQPTYMAGLTKFLKTVNDGSFKAGMKM; from the coding sequence CTGCTGGCCGGCTGCGGCCAAACGCAAACCCCCGCTACCGCCGAAGCCCCGGCCTCGCCCACGAGTATGCCGGCCAACTACTTTCCGGCCGTGGAAAGCGGGGTGAAAACCGGCGGCGTGCAGGTCATTCCCATCACCACCCCCAAGGGGAAATTCAACGTCTGGACCAAGAAGTTCGGCAACAACCCCAAGATTAAAGTGCTGCTGCTCAACGGTGGGCCGGGGGCCACGCACGAGTATTTTGAGTGCATGGAGAGCTTTTTGCCGCAGCAGGGCATCGAGTTTATCTACTACGACCAGCTTGGCTGCGGCAACTCCGACAACCCCCACGACACCAGCATGTGGAGCCTGCCGCGCTACGTGGAGGAGGTGGAGCAGGTGCGCCAGGCCTTGCATCTGAACAAGGATAACTTTTACCTGCTGGGCCACAGCTGGGGCGGCATCCTGGCGGCCGAGTACGCGTTCAAATACCAGAAAAACCTCAAGGGCCTCATCATCAGCAATATGATGATGAGCTGCCCCGCCTACGGCAAATACGCCGACGAGGTGCTGGCTAAGCAGCTGAAGCCCGAAGTGCTCAAGGAAATCCGGCAGATTGAGGCCAAAAAGGACTTCAGCAACCCGCGCTACATGGGCCTGCTGGAACCCAATTTCTACGCCCAGCACCTGTGCCGCATCGTGCCCAATCCCGAGCCCGTGACCCGCGCCATGAGCAAGATTAACCAGTCGCTCTACGTGACTATGCAGGGCCCCAGCGAGTTCGGTATTTCGGGCAAGCTCACCCATTGGGACCGCACCAAAGACCTGCCCAAGCTCACGATTCCCTTCCTCAGCATCGGCGGCAAATACGACACGATGGACCCGGCGCACATGGCCTGGATTGCCACCCAGGTCAAGCAGGGCGCTTCGCTCATCTGCCCCCAGGGCAGCCACATGGCCATGTACGACGACCAGCCGACCTACATGGCCGGCCTCACCAAGTTCCTGAAAACGGTGAATGACGGCTCCTTCAAAGCCGGCATGAAGATGTGA
- a CDS encoding folate hydrolase: MLKRYPLLLAASLLARTATAQPSPQPLLGFAPATAATEYQLETRFDAQLRADELRQWMKRLSAHPHHVGSPYDKDNAEFMAGLFKSWGYATRIDVSYVLFPTPKLRKLELVAPTSFTAGLTEKPVAEDATSGQTSEQLPTYNAYSKDGDVTAELVFVNYGIPKDYEELARRGIDVTGKIVIAKYGGSWRGIKPKVAAEMGAIGCLIYSDPKDDGYAQGDVYPKGPFKPETGAQRGSVLDMPTYPGDPLTPGYGSTKNAKRLDYHHAPTITQIPVLPISYGDALPLLAALAGPMAPEAWRGALPIPYHLGPGPAKVHLQLEFNWKTEPVYNVIATLRGRELPDEWVLRGNHHDAWVNGANDPLSGLVAELAEARAIGELVKTGWRPRRTLMFCAWDGEEPGLLGSTEWAETNAQAIQQHVVAYLNTDNSDRGFLHVAGSHTLEKFFNQVARDVPDPEKPLSILERRRAFDLVMGTPEVQKDARERPDLRIGALGAGSDYSPYLQHLGIPSMNVGFGGEGEGGEYHSIYDSFDDFTRFKDPTFAYGVALAQTMGRCELRLVDADVLPFEFQDFSNTVAKYGTEVKKLADDMRTETARQTTLLAENRYEAVSNPSQPTLPPKAQAAVPQLNFAPLDAALQKLAQSAQAYEQARQNPLPADRQKALDQLLYQAEQQLLSKEGLPRRPWYRHQLYAPGFYTGYGVKTMPGIREAVEERKWAEADEQIQRTAAAIDRFAGQVKQAAAVATPKAL, from the coding sequence ATGCTGAAACGCTACCCCTTGCTGTTGGCCGCTAGCCTGCTAGCCCGCACTGCCACCGCCCAACCAAGCCCGCAGCCGCTGCTGGGCTTCGCGCCCGCCACGGCCGCCACCGAGTACCAGCTCGAAACCAGGTTCGACGCCCAGCTCAGGGCCGACGAGCTGCGGCAGTGGATGAAGCGCCTTTCGGCCCACCCGCACCATGTGGGCTCGCCCTATGACAAGGACAACGCGGAATTCATGGCCGGCCTGTTCAAAAGCTGGGGCTACGCCACGCGCATCGACGTGTCGTACGTGCTTTTCCCCACGCCCAAGCTGCGCAAGCTGGAGCTGGTGGCACCTACCTCCTTCACCGCCGGCCTCACCGAAAAGCCGGTGGCTGAGGACGCTACCTCGGGCCAGACCAGCGAGCAGCTGCCCACCTACAACGCCTACTCGAAGGACGGCGACGTGACGGCCGAGCTGGTGTTCGTGAACTACGGCATCCCGAAAGACTACGAGGAATTGGCCCGCCGGGGCATCGACGTGACGGGTAAAATCGTGATTGCCAAGTACGGCGGCTCGTGGCGCGGCATCAAGCCCAAGGTGGCCGCCGAGATGGGGGCCATCGGCTGCCTCATCTATTCTGACCCCAAAGACGACGGCTACGCCCAGGGCGACGTGTATCCCAAAGGCCCTTTCAAGCCCGAAACCGGCGCTCAGCGCGGCTCGGTGCTCGACATGCCCACCTACCCCGGCGACCCGCTCACGCCGGGCTACGGCTCGACCAAAAACGCCAAGCGCCTCGACTACCACCACGCGCCCACTATCACGCAGATACCGGTGCTGCCCATCTCGTACGGCGACGCCCTACCCCTGCTCGCGGCACTGGCCGGGCCGATGGCCCCCGAAGCCTGGCGCGGGGCGCTGCCCATCCCGTACCACCTCGGGCCGGGGCCGGCCAAAGTGCATTTGCAGCTGGAATTTAACTGGAAAACCGAGCCCGTGTACAACGTCATCGCCACGCTGCGGGGTAGGGAGCTGCCCGACGAGTGGGTGTTGCGCGGCAACCACCACGACGCCTGGGTGAACGGGGCCAACGACCCGCTCAGCGGCCTGGTGGCCGAGCTGGCCGAGGCCCGCGCCATCGGCGAGCTGGTGAAAACCGGCTGGCGGCCCCGCCGCACGCTCATGTTCTGCGCCTGGGACGGCGAGGAGCCCGGCCTGCTGGGCTCCACGGAGTGGGCCGAAACCAACGCCCAGGCCATCCAGCAGCACGTGGTGGCGTATTTGAACACCGACAACAGCGACCGGGGCTTTCTGCACGTGGCGGGTTCGCACACGCTCGAAAAGTTCTTCAACCAGGTGGCCCGCGACGTGCCCGACCCCGAAAAGCCGCTGTCCATCCTGGAGCGGCGGCGGGCGTTTGATTTGGTGATGGGCACGCCCGAGGTGCAGAAAGATGCCCGCGAGCGGCCCGACCTGCGCATTGGCGCGCTGGGCGCGGGCTCCGACTACTCGCCCTACCTCCAGCATTTAGGTATTCCGTCGATGAACGTGGGCTTCGGCGGCGAAGGCGAGGGCGGCGAGTACCATTCGATTTACGACTCGTTTGATGATTTCACGCGCTTCAAGGACCCCACGTTTGCCTACGGCGTGGCCCTGGCCCAGACGATGGGCCGCTGCGAATTGCGCCTGGTCGATGCCGACGTGCTGCCCTTCGAGTTTCAGGATTTCTCCAACACCGTGGCCAAATACGGCACCGAGGTGAAGAAGCTGGCCGATGACATGCGCACCGAAACCGCCCGGCAAACCACGCTGCTGGCCGAAAACCGCTACGAGGCCGTGTCGAATCCCAGCCAGCCCACCCTACCCCCCAAAGCCCAGGCGGCGGTGCCCCAGCTCAACTTCGCGCCCCTCGATGCCGCCTTGCAAAAGCTGGCCCAGAGCGCCCAGGCCTACGAGCAGGCCCGCCAAAACCCCTTGCCCGCCGACCGCCAAAAAGCCCTCGACCAGCTCCTGTATCAGGCTGAGCAGCAATTATTAAGCAAAGAAGGCCTGCCGCGCCGGCCCTGGTACCGGCACCAGCTCTACGCGCCCGGCTTCTACACCGGCTACGGCGTGAAAACGATGCCCGGCATCCGCGAGGCAGTGGAGGAGCGCAAATGGGCCGAGGCCGACGAGCAGATACAGCGCACCGCCGCCGCCATCGACCGCTTTGCCGGGCAGGTGAAACAGGCGGCGGCGGTGGCTACGCCCAAGGCGCTGTGA
- the fumC gene encoding class II fumarate hydratase (class II family (does not require metal); tetrameric enzyme; fumarase C; reversibly converts (S)-malate to fumarate and water; functions in the TCA cycle), with product MSQFRTEKDTMGQVQVPADAYWGAQTQRSIENFPIAQDINKMPKEIIKAFAYLKKAAALTNRDAGVLDADKAALIGQVADEILAGKLADQFPLVVWQTGSGTQSNMNMNEVIAYRGHVLHGGLLSYEKKFLAPNDDVNKSQSSNDTFPTAMHIAAYKILVELTIPGITKLRDTLRAKAVEFKDIVKIGRTHFMDATPLTLGQEFSGYASQLDHGLRAIHNSLPHLSELALGGTAVGTGINTPPGYAVNVARHIAELTGLPFITAENKFEALAAHDAIVEAHGALKTVAVSLMKIANDVRMLSSGPRAGIGEISIPDNEPGSSIMPGKVNPTQCEAMTMVSAQVMGNDVAITVGGSLGHFELNVFKPMMIYNFLHSARLLGDVCLAFNDKCAVGITPILPNIKKHVDSSLMLVTALNPHIGYYKAAEIAQTAHKNNSTLKETAVRLGYVTPEQFDEWLKPEDMVGEVTIG from the coding sequence ATGAGCCAGTTCCGCACCGAAAAAGACACGATGGGCCAGGTGCAAGTGCCCGCCGACGCCTATTGGGGCGCCCAAACCCAGCGCAGCATCGAGAATTTTCCGATTGCGCAGGATATCAACAAGATGCCGAAGGAAATCATCAAAGCCTTCGCCTACCTCAAGAAAGCCGCCGCCCTCACCAACCGCGACGCGGGCGTGCTCGACGCCGACAAAGCCGCCCTCATTGGCCAGGTAGCCGACGAGATTCTGGCCGGCAAGCTGGCCGACCAGTTTCCGCTGGTGGTGTGGCAAACCGGCTCGGGCACGCAGTCGAACATGAATATGAACGAGGTGATTGCCTACCGCGGCCACGTGCTGCACGGCGGCCTGCTGAGCTATGAGAAGAAGTTTCTGGCCCCGAACGACGACGTGAACAAGTCGCAGTCTAGCAACGACACCTTCCCGACGGCCATGCACATCGCGGCCTACAAGATTCTGGTGGAGCTGACGATTCCGGGCATCACCAAGCTGCGCGACACGCTGCGGGCCAAAGCCGTAGAGTTTAAGGATATCGTTAAAATTGGCCGCACCCACTTCATGGATGCCACGCCGCTCACGCTGGGCCAGGAGTTTTCGGGCTATGCCTCGCAGCTCGACCACGGCCTGCGCGCCATCCATAATTCCCTACCCCACCTCAGCGAGCTGGCGCTGGGCGGCACGGCCGTGGGCACGGGCATCAACACGCCGCCCGGCTACGCCGTGAACGTGGCCCGGCACATCGCGGAGCTGACCGGCCTGCCCTTCATCACGGCCGAAAACAAGTTTGAGGCCCTGGCCGCCCACGACGCCATTGTGGAGGCCCACGGCGCGCTCAAAACCGTGGCCGTGAGCCTGATGAAAATCGCCAACGACGTGCGGATGCTCAGCAGCGGCCCGCGCGCGGGCATCGGCGAAATCTCGATTCCTGATAATGAGCCGGGGAGCAGCATCATGCCCGGCAAGGTGAACCCCACGCAGTGCGAGGCCATGACGATGGTGTCGGCGCAGGTGATGGGCAACGACGTGGCCATCACGGTGGGCGGCTCGCTGGGCCACTTCGAGCTGAACGTGTTCAAGCCGATGATGATTTACAATTTCCTGCACTCGGCCCGCCTCCTCGGCGACGTGTGCCTGGCCTTCAACGACAAGTGCGCCGTGGGCATCACGCCCATTTTGCCCAATATCAAGAAGCACGTCGATAGCAGCCTGATGCTCGTGACGGCCCTCAACCCGCACATCGGCTACTACAAAGCCGCCGAAATTGCCCAAACGGCTCACAAAAACAACTCGACCCTCAAGGAAACCGCCGTGCGACTTGGCTACGTCACGCCCGAACAGTTCGACGAGTGGCTGAAACCCGAAGACATGGTGGGCGAAGTCACTATCGGGTAG